The window CATTATCTGATACTCACCATCAACTAAATGATAAACCTCAACACTAGCGCGTTTGACTTCGTAAATTCCGTAGAACGCTGGACGAATTACTTGTTCATAAATCCAAAATTTTCCGGGTTTCTGCTCTGTTTTTGGCTCAGTTAAGGATAGAGGGGTTTTGTCTCGTTCCTCGGAGCCATCTCCTGATACAAACTCTAAAACAATCAAAGGTGCAATCAGTTCTTGCCATAATACATAAGAACGTCGGACTTGATTGTTAAGTTTGGGTGGGACATTTGGCACGTAAAACCAATCAGGTGCTTCTGCTCCTCGCTCTGGTGGGTCAGTTAAACGCCAGTAGATGCCACAATCTTGACCGATGCAATATTGACCATTGGGATGACGCTTTTGGAGTAGGGGTTCAATCGAATCTGTTAAGAGAATGCTTTGCGGATGCTCCTGGAAATTTTTCACAAAACTACCATTTGATTCTGGTAATTGGGTATGGTCAGGTAGGGCTGTAGTTACGGTTGGTGGGTTGGTAGCAGAAGTCATAGGAGTACTTATACAGCAAATCTAGCTTGATCGTACTGTGATTAATCTTGAGTCGAGTATTACAAGTTCCGCAACGCTCCCGTACTTTTCTCCAAACAAACGTAGGTTGGGTTGAGCGATAGTAAACTGCCTATGCGATCGCACTTTTACCTTATCCTCTCCCAGCTTTATACCTCATTAACGGAGCTTAGAGCCTCATTAATGGAGTTGAATAGCTTCATTAACGGAGTTCAGTACCGGGTACATGAAGCTAAAAACCTCGTATGGGTATAAGACAGGACGATTGTAGGGGCATGATATATCAGGCTCTGCTGAAGGGGACTGCGCGATCGCCTACAGCAACATCATCGAAGCAATTTGGCAGCACCTTTAAAATCAGGACATTTCTTACCCCACACTCTCCACTCAACTCTTGTAGAATTTCTGGAAGCTAGATCCCCGACTTTTTAAAAAAGTCGGGGATCTGAACCGATGCATCGCCCCCAGCCGCATTCTATCCTGCACCCATGCCCAAACCTCCCCGCCCAACCCGCAAACTCTCAACCTTTTTCCTGTTCCCGTTTACCTTTTTCCTTACCCTCCTCCTCTCCCTCCCTTGGGTAAATGCCAAAGAAGCGCCCAAACCCAAGCCGCAACCTTGGCAGATTGACGGTATTGTAGCTGCCCTGGATGACGGACATGACGGGGTGAAAGGATATGCTTTCGGCAAATTAGCTGAATACAAGTGGCAAGACTTGAAACCGGTGCTTTGGAGCTAAACGAGGTTGTTGTCGTTCTAGATCGAGTCTACGAGCCAAAGCAAAAAATTAATTTTGAACAATGGCGATTTTTGACCTATTTCCTGAGTGGTGGCACTGATGAGGTGAAAACCCTGCTCAAATGGGTT of the Allocoleopsis franciscana PCC 7113 genome contains:
- a CDS encoding Uma2 family endonuclease, giving the protein MTSATNPPTVTTALPDHTQLPESNGSFVKNFQEHPQSILLTDSIEPLLQKRHPNGQYCIGQDCGIYWRLTDPPERGAEAPDWFYVPNVPPKLNNQVRRSYVLWQELIAPLIVLEFVSGDGSEERDKTPLSLTEPKTEQKPGKFWIYEQVIRPAFYGIYEVKRASVEVYHLVDGEYQIMPVNERGHYPISPLGVELGIWQGYYQNLELPWLRWWDAQGNLLLTGQERAEQVESQLEQESQRAERLAAQLRAAGIEPEV